Part of the Mytilus edulis chromosome 9, xbMytEdul2.2, whole genome shotgun sequence genome, gttattgaggggtatttgcgaaaaataccagtcttgagaatgaatttccctcgccttacggctcgtgaaatttaacattctctcgactggtatttttcgcaaatacccctccttaacatgatatatctgttcaatatagAACATATTAATTACTGTTAGTACTTTTACACATACATCTATTGGATACTGTCCTAACTCTGTCCTTGATGCACTGTTTACATGCTATCAATAATTTACTACTGTTGTAAAGTATTGTGCCTTACCACAAACTGTCATAACAAGCTCCATCAACTTGATTTGTAGAGAAACGAGAAGAGAATATCTCGTATAATTATATCAGGAGACcttctttgtaaaaaaacaaattatcaaacttaataaaaaatataataaatctaactctatgagaaattaaaaaaaaatatttataaatgatattttactgaagcgcttttcttgattaaTCGTCGCCAGacacgctcaaagccaaatatttgaaaacaaaaagaatatACAAGAAATGATATAATTGTTCATATAATTGAACAAAATTGTTCACAAacgtatagccaaatccatctatgGTTAATTTTACTTGTTGGTGTTGTAATATCAGTAATATTATGAGAATGCATATGTAAATAACTACTAatgaaataaactaataaaccaAATCAACTACAAACAATTAAGAACCCTTTCCATCTTAATTCTACTGACAATTTTTCATGGAATACAATGCCATACATAATGAAAGGAAACAAGAAAAACCATGAAAACGCACAGCTTACTTAGACCAAATCCACTTGTTCCAGACCTTGGCTTGTCATATATTTGCTTAAAACTGTTAATGCATACGGTACTAGATACATTTGGGTTATAAACTACATAACCCATTACAATGGCTGGGGTGGTTTCAAAATTGGAGCTCACGTTCATGCTTGTAAAGTTCTTAACAATGTTTTTGGAGTTGAGTTCCAATGAAAACCCTAAAGGTATTCTAGCAGGGCTTCTTAATGTTTTGTACGCTGTCCATGCAATAAAGTACTGCATGGTTTTATTAAATTGGAAAGTAACAGAGCTTGGTTTTTGATTTCCTACAAGTGTAACATTCGGTTCACCCGACAAttcgaaaaattgaaaaaagaaccAAGGAAACTTTGATGTTACATCTTGCCATATCAATGTACTGGGTTGGTTTATATTTAGAGCAATGGAATTCCTCAAAATACGTGTTATAGTATCACAATCGTCATGGGTACACTGATaaaagatttgctttaaatggCTATTAATATCATCAAAGTTTGTATTACATTCCTCCAACATATTTGTGGAAGATCCGTTATAAACAATGGCTTCGGATGCTATAACAGATTCACAACCTGTAAAATACAGAGCAAATAAATATCGATGCATTCGCATGATATTACTGCTGTTACAATATTTATCAGTTTCTATCAtctgtttaaatattttgctgtagttgatttcttttaaaagatTAGCAATAAAGCGAATTCCTGGTATGATTTGAACAgcacattgttgaaggttatATTGTCGTGAATTAACGTCAGGAAACCGTAAGAAATAATTTAGATCTGCAAAACAACTGTTAATTTCTACCGACCGAGtggttatttcactttttatggGTAAATAATCTATTTTCATATGTAAATTTTGAATTCCATTTAAAATTTCTTCTTGGTTGTTAGACAATATTTCGAGCTGTATTTTTAGATTATTCAATTCTTCTGAAATATCTGTATTTTGACCTGTAAATAAGGTAACAATGTCACCTAATACAGGAATATTTTCCATAACTCTTAAAATAACCATCGGCACTGAAATGTCGTTGTCGTTTTTCAATGATTCCCCAAAATTTTTTGCCGCTTCTGTTATCAGCTGAAGGGACTGTATATAACCATTTATTTGACCCGGTGACACTTTACCATTTGCATTAGAAACTAGCAAAAGTATGATTAACCCAAATGTGTGAAtcaatttcatttcaatatagtCTTTAACAGTGTGCATTCACAATCGAAATTACAATATGGTAGAAACAGTTCTTAAAAACACCACttgttgtaataaaaaaatatcttgattGATGATATGCTTGGTTTgcaaaaataatatatttcaaaatgaacaATCAATGtctaaaagaattttaaaaaaatgacttacctttaaaacaatgagacaactatccatgcAATTGTCGTTTCTACTGAAAGTAAATCATACTCTCAAAATCTCGATTTATATACAGTTTAAAAAATCGTTGACGTTTAtatcattgtataaaaaaaactaatctcTCGTTTTGTTatcatttaacatttattttatattaggaCTGCCTTACTTATTCAAGACCAGTAATTTATGCGAAAACAAAAAATTACGTGGaatatcatacatatttttttaatttgtccaaACGAGACCACGGTACCAGGTATTcagaaaataacaacaaatttcacATTGATTGAGTTATCATGGCAACAAACCAtgaaaaaatgacatattttgaaaaaattctCTTAATTTctcttgtttttcatcaaatttagaTTGGAAAGTTTGTGCACAGCCAAGAAACGACTATATATTTGGCGAGATTATTTCAATAGTCATGATAAAGCTTctcttaaattattttgttgtttttggctgcgcacgatgtttccacaatGGAAATAACGATGAAAACTGCATAGATTCTGTATTGTTCatcgtaattgtgacgtcatcagataaaaatctttgTGTTTTTCATTCACATTTCTTGACCCTATATGCATTTCCAAACACtatatgcaaatatgaaataGTCCTACAATTTATTTACTTGGGCCAAAACCGACCCCTACTTCTTTCCATCTAACTTTTAGGAACTGGTAACAACATTGCTTGTAGTAGTAATAAGTTTGTCTACACATGGTTTTGTCGAGATATGTCCTTTACTAGAATAAAGGGGTTGTCAGATGAACATCAGTAATTAACGGCAGAAAAAACAAAGGACAACTAGATCTTAAAAACATACAATCTTTGTATATAGAAATGTTGGAAGTAAATTTAACAGATATGAATAAATAGTAATGTCGTATTCATCCATTGAACAGCATGTTAACTACATAAAAAACCAAGATACAAGCACAAATTCCTCATCACTAAGCAATTTTCTAATTAACGGTTCTAAAACTTGTTCTTAAGCCTTTGCTTTCGAAACCAGCGAAAGTAGATACATATATTTGTATATCTCATGAATCGATATAGaagaaacaaatcaaaatgacaaacaaaaaaacgaTAAGAATCGCAGGAACTTAAACAGAAGCAAGACCGGTTGCGTCGACATGGTTCGTGTCTCCAGCAGTGTATGAATCACCTGATGCAAAtccaaacttattaaaaatttcacaatCGATAATAGGACACAATAAGTAAAATTACATATCAGACGACTTTCATagcaaataaataatttagaCATTGATAAATCGTATAAGGCAACCAATGCGATATTGTTAATGTAATGAATATGATAAGAAAGAATGTACTCAGATCATTATCATACCTATCTGATCTCCTTGAAATTGTTTGTAAAAGGATTTACTAGATGATTCATGAATGGGTTAAACAGGTACCATGCACAGATTAGAAAATGCTAAGTTTTACGGGGCACATTGTAAGGTATATATGTATTCATCATTTACGAAATTTTATGACTGCAATCACGATTTGGTAGACCATTATGAAATGTTTATTCCACAAATGTTTATATTGTCGCATATGTCCACTTGTTTAGACAAGTCATTAATCATGTATGTAAAGTTACTGCAATgttttatattcatatgtatAAACTTCACGTAACTattaatttaaatgaaatgaaaatataatgtCATTAGGAGTTTATTTTTGCAGAATAATTTGTGTGCGTTAATTATCTATTGACAGGTACGTCAATTATGTCAGTCAAAAAGaatatattaatatatgttgTATTGTTTCATCTAGGCGGATGTTACTTAGACTTGAGTATCACAATGTCATTTAACTTATGCAAAACTGGCTCAAAACAATACTTTAAGCCCCTTTTCATGTATAGCCCGGAGGATGCTTGGTGTATAAACATGCTGACCtgattttttcctaactgttgtTGAAGCTTCAACTGGTGCGATTTAAGAgccttatattaaaaaaaacattttattgaggGATATACGTGTTCGAGGATGACGGAGCATTTTAGTTCCTGACTTGAGAAGGAAGTCGAGTTAGTCAAAATAGCTATGACGGCTCAAAAGgctatttatataattttcatggcGGTGAAGCCGCTTATTAATTCCAATACTTATTTGGAATATCTTACAGAaagatatttcataaaaaaattctaatgAAGTAAATCAAAGTCAACAAGAAAGTGATGGTTTCAGAGTTGAAAAACTTAGGCTTTGCTTTCATTCATACATATAACGACATAGAACAGAGACATTCACTGGTCTCTTTTTGTTATACATTCTAATTGCAGTTAATACAATGTTGCATGGTGCCAGCTGGATCAAACATTCAGTATGAGGGTAAAAAAATACTGCGCgagttttatatctatatttatatacataattaatttttttttaatatcagcaGGAAAAATAATAGTATactagacacaacatagaaaactaaaaactaagcaacacgaacccaccaaaaacttgggggtGATCTTAGGTAATCCAGAAGTGTAAGCAGAAAAATGTGGCACCCGTATAGTtcttgctcagtctttagtttttctatgttgtgtcttgtgtactctttgtgtttttttgtctttttcatttttagccatagcgttgtcagtttattttctatctctgagtttgactgtctctctggtatctttcgcccctcttttataccACTTGGCCACTGAGGCGCAAAATTTTTATGGTTATCTTGTGATGTTTTCAACAAAACTCTGAAATGGTCTTTTCTTAAGACGAGCAGATTCCAGACttacaaataaagtttaattttgaatgaGAATAACAAGGGGAACACCAACGTCTAATTGTTGctcttttatttaatttgttttttacctctttttctattttagtttaaacaatatttattcagataaatcaaaattaaacgatattatacaaatgaaataatattaaggattcagaaacaaacAGTTTGCTTTCACAAATCTGtcttcttttacaaaaataatacactTACTGAACAATGCATAAAAataaatactggcatgctcttttataaatatatgaatatgaaaaaggtggAAGAGgaagaaaaataattaatgagaatctttttttaaaaagaataaataaataaaaatgaattattataatatatacattgtgAAAGGCTGTTTAAAAAAAAGGACAGAGTTTCAATTTCCCCCGTGTTGCACAGATCTTATATTGCAGAGggcataaccctttttaaaagtGTGGTAAGAATTGTACCTGTGAGAGCGCTAAAGGGGCAATTTTCCATAtatttaatatttccaaggggcatgtTCGAAATTTGGCTGAAATTTACCTATAATATATGTTTAATAAAAATTTGGCAACGTCATTCCCCTGAGGGCACTGACTAGCTCATttccataaatttaatatttattaggGCATAAATCTTCTGAAACAAAGGCTtataagagcctgtgtcgctcaccttggtctttgtgcatatcaaacaaaggacacaaataaCAGACaggaatagaattcatgacaaagTTCTAAGTTATGGTGATGATAACTTGTTTGTAGATTTTAATTTACTGAACATTGTTGCTTTTATCAATTTTCTGTATCTATCATGACTTTGTTCTAGTAATTTCAGAGGAAAAGACTTACAAACATTatataaaatctgaaaaaatttacgtttaaggacaataactctttaTGGGATCAATTGACAGTTTGTCCATACTTATtaaagataaaggcaacagtagtataccgctgttaaaaagtcataaatcgattgagagaaaacaaatctgggttacaatctaaaactgagggaaacactaaatataagaggaaaataacgagacaacagaaacactaaagtgcaacaaaaaacaaacgacaatgcagcatacacagaaacgaattgtcagataacaattgccattttcctgacttggtacaggatatgatattcaagataataacaaaaaactttaaaatttcactTTACTTACCAATGtatgggcagcaacccaataaggAATTGCCTGATGCGtctagaaaggagtaggtccggtaaggcccctttttggcccaaaaatataacagttttacaaaattgttaaaatgtaaacttttagttatttattggacagttgaatgcttctgctacataaatatgggctgtttttgacaataaaatgcatatatatcggGTTGtggcaccattaagtcatgctaaattactgaaatcttcaaaattctatcattttagttaaattttagacggtttccgtgtaaaacgaaagtggccgcattcgtgttcatccttaatattgcaatgtaaattgtattttatgataatacataacatatataaaggttgtggatgaacacggatgcggccacttttatttttgacaaaaacaatctgaaaagtgacgttttttggcacaTTTGagggatttttcatatttgaacttcaatcggatcgtttttaatgacttaatcagttaaaatctttctcataaactaattgaatcaagtgaaatagacacttaagtgtttaaaaagtggtcaaaatctttcttcagatgaaactgaaatttgaggccaaaatgagtccttaccggacctactcctttcagcGCAAATATAAATTGACCTAAAGAACATTTTACTGtgagtcagatttgctctaaatgttttagtgtcagagatataagctaaaaactgcattttaccctcattttcttttttaagccatgacggccatcttggttgattagCGAGATCAtcgaatacatttttaaactagatgccATAAAgatgatttaggccaagtttggtttaatttggcccagttgttttaAAGAAGATGTTTGgcaaagttaacggacgacgctCACTTAACCTTTTAGGTCAGATGAGCTAATAAAGAAAATAACATATTCAATGACTTTACTATGGGTGTatttcaaaattcatatttaCCTTGGGTCCAAGTGTATCAACAAACAACTAACAATTTCTCTGTGTTCTCTTTTTGTTACAAGCTCTTCAATTGTCTGGAAAAAAATGCTTTGTTTCAATTCACTAAATTAAGAACATCCATAAGAATATGACATAGGAGCCAGTTATGTGAATGATTGTCACTTGTTTTGTCTCACgtgggtgggtttttttttgtgaatataaAACTGGTTTTTGATTTTTCTCTTTAGAAAcaagatacctcaatgatgattgtggctaagtttggtaaattttggctcaGTTGTTTTAGAggttaagatttttgtaaaaattaacgacAGACTACGACGGAcgctaagtgatgagaaaagctcacttggcactTTTGGCCAAGTAAGCTTACAAGTGTCTCCCATGATGAAATTAATTGCAAAAACGTTGTGTGGATTTTTTGTATTCTTCAAAAACTTCAAATAAGGTTTATGTGTAGAACATTAAGGTACATGTATTACACATTATATTTAAAACAGTTCATTGAACTTGAATAGGCAAAttgtataccttttttttttatcttttatttgtttttcaattggcAGGATTTTACAATTCCCCTACAATCACAACCTGACTATGGTTTTTGTGGTAAACATTGAAATATTCATAATACAATAATATAGTTATTCAAGAAAAAAAGCTACTCACATTCACACTTTCTCTCACTACAAACAGACAGTCATTGCCATCATTCCATTAGTATGCAGGcatgtttaaatacaaattaaaatcaaacatCAAATGCTCAATATAGCATAATTTAAAGTAAAAAGGttaataaatcatgaaaaacatTATATGTAGTGGGGACCAGAATCTTTCATAAGATGCTGCTCTATTAGTTTTGTTTGCAATATAAAATTCATTAGATTGGTATTGTTTAATTCTGGATTTCAGTCCTATAAAACTAGGAGCTATATTATTTAACTTACATCTGAAGGTGTAGTTTTTAGCTATAATAattaacaaaggagtaggtcagGTAAGGgcccattttggcctcaaatttcaggttcatttgAAGAAAGattatgtacactttttaaacacttaagggtctacttcagtcgattcaatAAGTTTGTGTGAaatatttgaactgatttagtcactTCAGACGCAcatattcaagcttaaatatgaaaaatctatcaattatGCCATagtatgtcacttttcagatagttttgtcaaaaatgaaagtggccgcatccgtgttcaccatcaacctttatatatgttatgtattatcatcaaatacaacttaaatttaaatattaaaaatgaacatGAATGCGTCCAATTCCATTTAAGATGAAAACcgtttaaatttaattcaaatgttaaaattgtgaagattttagtatttttaatagcatgacttaatgatgctagtaacgatatatgtgcattaatAAACGGACTACTGTCCCTgaaaaacagacaatacaaattgtagaaagaatatagaatatttattacttataatacaacaagtatatgtacaaaatgtgtatgTGCAGATAAAATGTTTAACCAGTTCCAGGGAGACAAACAAACCGATAGCCAAAGGATTGAAAAGAGCATATCGGTGACCCTATGATAACATAAGTGTCAAAACATCCCTCTTACTTGCAAGAGTGGACTGGACGGAGAGCACCCCTCTATTTACACAGACCTGAAAACAACAGTCTCTCcgattttttaaatgcaaacaacCTAAATTACGTGAACTGCGGAGATGACACCTCCCTTCTGATACCAGAAGTGGAGGGGATTCCTCTTGATGACAAGAGTGAACCCTAGGAAATTATTTGATACCCTCCACTAAAGAGCCGGTAGGGTAGAGATATGTGCCAGAGGGGGAGAGTTCCAAGTCCGTTTATTGTCTCCCTGAACCGCCAAATGAATGGGGGTTTTATAAATCCCCATTCACCGCCAAACATTATCTGCGCTCATTTATCTGGTGGGAAAACCTTAGCAACACCGAGTACGAAAGTTTCTATGGCAGCCTGGATGTTATTTAGGAAAATGCCAATACCGACTTGTGACAGGTGGCAGCCGTCATGTCTTAATAAATTGTGTTCAGAGGCTTTGATAGCTGGATACCTCGAAATATATTGGCCTTTGGTTTTTATAAACGATCTTACCGCACAATTGACTCTTTTTCTAGCTATTTCCGCTAACTTTGGCCTTAATGCCAATAGAGCCTTGGTAGAATGTCTGACCATATTATTCTGATGACAGGTGCAAAAACCTTTATTcccaaaattgaatatttgatgtTCTCTATTAGttcttttgatttcataaaaactaAATCATTTGCACCtagatgtataaatatataattaggGGCTGGCCACTTTTTAATTTCGCTTTCAAAAGATAAATCCAGATCTTTTCTTTTCATTCCTGATTTAGTTATCCATCTAACTTGTACTCCTAGCCTATCCAAATTAAGGTTTTTCCCGACAAATCAGTTTGCAGCTGTTATGTCAGCCCAATGGGGAATAGAAGATCCAATTATCCAAACAGTTGACTGCAGCTCATGACCTACAAACCGAAAACTATTTAAGGAGTTTGTTATAATGTTATTTACTTCTGTTCTATATGTACATATtaagaaattgaaaattttgaaaatatttttaccaaGGAATCCTGATGTAACGCTAAAACGCACCTGACGACCACCTTCCCCATTTTTTAATAGCTTCGTCATTAATACCACGTTTGCTCGCCTCTGTGGCGGCTCCAATTCTAAATGAATGCGATTTAAAAAGGTTAGGGTTTGGAATGTTACAAAAATTAACTGACTTTCTTAGCATAGCTGACAGTTGATAACGGGTTTGCGGTGACCCGTCAAAATGCATAAATAAATGATTACAGCCTGAAACCGCAGGACGTGCAGCTAAATATTTCTTAACGGTTAACACAGGGCAAATGCTCGCGTtatctctgggtttttttttatcacaatgaACGTAGAATAACTTCTCTGATCCGTTTTACTTTTcttaatgttaatttttattgACAATCTGACAAGACCACATCCGACAATTGCAGTGCCTCGGTACTAGaatcagatttattttttgtCGTAAATTCTTACACGTAACATAGcgaaaaatgccaaaataaatgaagatttaaaaaataaagattcatAAGTAGATGAACAAATACTAGGGAGAGCGTCTGTAATCTGTCGTAATAATGGTAATGTTACCGGGACCCTATTGTCTCTCTAAGGGTGATTTCTGTGTAAACCTTCAAGCATTTTTGATACCAAAATAAATCTAAGTAGTATCCTCTAAATTACGTTCCTTGTGAGAAAAATCGAACTGTAGCTGGAGAAAAATGCTTCAATGATAAATAAGCGATGAATTGTACTAACTGTTCAACAGGAACTGACCATACT contains:
- the LOC139487567 gene encoding uncharacterized protein, which codes for MHTVKDYIEMKLIHTFGLIILLLVSNANGKVSPGQINGYIQSLQLITEAAKNFGESLKNDNDISVPMVILRVMENIPVLGDIVTLFTGQNTDISEELNNLKIQLEILSNNQEEILNGIQNLHMKIDYLPIKSEITTRSVEINSCFADLNYFLRFPDVNSRQYNLQQCAVQIIPGIRFIANLLKEINYSKIFKQMIETDKYCNSSNIMRMHRYLFALYFTGCESVIASEAIVYNGSSTNMLEECNTNFDDINSHLKQIFYQCTHDDCDTITRILRNSIALNINQPSTLIWQDVTSKFPWFFFQFFELSGEPNVTLVGNQKPSSVTFQFNKTMQYFIAWTAYKTLRSPARIPLGFSLELNSKNIVKNFTSMNVSSNFETTPAIVMGYVVYNPNVSSTVCINSFKQIYDKPRSGTSGFGLSKLCVFMVFLVSFHYVWHCIP